The proteins below are encoded in one region of Deltaproteobacteria bacterium:
- the lpdA gene encoding dihydrolipoyl dehydrogenase, which yields MHKKIGIIGAGPGGYIAAIRAAQLGAQVFVIEQEAIGGTCLNWGCIPTKTLKATAETIDHFHRAKEFGIDLEGGFRPNMERIMARKNAVISILAQGIKKIFESYKIQFIEGTAFIQDPKKVLVHNKNGDRQQIEVDHILIASGSKPMVFPAFPFDGEHILSSSHALLLKEIPESIVIVGGGVIGCEFAFIFNLLGSQVTVVEALPRLLGLPSIDTDCSIIIQREMKKRKIKVLLDKTVEKTEIQNGRIKVAIGPSPFLKEVKEKDRQPIEMEVQKVLVSVGRESNTQGLGLSSLGIEMDQRGWLIVNERMETNISGIYAIGDALGPSKIMLAHVASTEGIIAAENILGHNRTMNYEVVPSAIFTFPEVATVGLTEPQALERGLEVRSESFLFRTLGKPQAMGEIVGQVKIISARQSRKILGVQIAGPHATDLIAEGTLAIQLGATVEDLARTIHAHPTLSEALLETAHKALGVGCMD from the coding sequence ATGCATAAAAAAATCGGAATCATCGGAGCCGGACCGGGAGGTTATATAGCCGCTATCCGGGCCGCACAATTAGGAGCTCAAGTATTTGTCATTGAACAGGAGGCCATCGGCGGCACCTGTTTGAACTGGGGCTGCATCCCCACCAAAACCCTCAAGGCCACGGCTGAGACCATCGATCACTTCCACCGGGCCAAGGAATTCGGCATAGATCTGGAAGGGGGTTTCCGGCCCAATATGGAACGGATCATGGCCCGCAAGAATGCGGTCATTTCCATCCTGGCCCAGGGGATCAAAAAAATATTCGAGAGTTATAAGATCCAGTTCATAGAAGGAACGGCTTTCATCCAGGATCCGAAGAAGGTTCTGGTGCATAACAAAAATGGGGACCGGCAACAAATCGAGGTCGATCATATCCTCATCGCCTCAGGCTCCAAACCCATGGTCTTTCCGGCCTTCCCCTTTGACGGAGAGCATATCCTTTCCAGCAGCCATGCCCTTCTGTTAAAGGAAATCCCGGAATCGATTGTGATTGTTGGCGGCGGGGTGATCGGCTGCGAATTTGCTTTCATCTTCAATTTATTGGGCAGTCAGGTGACCGTGGTGGAGGCCCTGCCCCGCCTGCTCGGCCTCCCGTCCATCGATACTGATTGTTCGATCATCATTCAGCGGGAGATGAAGAAGCGCAAGATTAAGGTCCTCCTTGACAAGACCGTGGAAAAGACGGAAATTCAAAATGGCCGGATCAAGGTGGCTATCGGCCCTTCTCCTTTTTTAAAAGAGGTCAAAGAAAAGGACCGCCAGCCTATCGAAATGGAAGTCCAAAAGGTCCTGGTCTCCGTTGGGCGGGAATCGAATACCCAGGGCTTAGGCCTTTCTTCATTGGGAATTGAAATGGATCAACGGGGCTGGCTCATAGTCAATGAGCGGATGGAGACCAATATCTCCGGCATCTATGCCATCGGAGATGCCCTGGGGCCGTCCAAGATCATGCTGGCCCATGTGGCCTCCACCGAAGGGATCATAGCCGCAGAAAACATCCTGGGCCATAACCGGACCATGAACTATGAGGTAGTTCCTTCGGCCATCTTCACTTTTCCTGAAGTGGCCACAGTGGGGCTTACCGAACCTCAGGCCCTGGAAAGAGGCCTGGAGGTGCGATCGGAGTCCTTTCTTTTCAGAACCCTTGGCAAACCCCAGGCTATGGGCGAGATCGTCGGTCAGGTCAAAATCATATCCGCAAGGCAAAGCCGGAAAATTCTCGGGGTCCAGATCGCCGGCCCCCATGCCACGGACCTTATCGCCGAAGGGACCCTGGCCATTCAATTAGGGGCTACAGTCGAAGACCTGGCCCGGACCATCCACGCCCACCCCACCCTTTCCGAGGCCCTGTTGGAAACGGCCCATAAGGCCCTAGGAGTTGGCTGCATGGATTAA
- a CDS encoding glycoside hydrolase family 130 protein, with amino-acid sequence MIQQQLSHLIVKRKRNKILGDSSRVITRLHLPDGEYRIAKIIQRIVDLPDTTAEVILAQILIDFSERHKNIKRVFAHHRNEVNDYIPREVVLSETKMALIGAYFTMEYSIESAALFNPSIVPHPDQTHLDQGSLRFIMSLRATGEGHISSIVFRSGVLDSDNMVLFNPTGDYVETPEVHLDSVYDRHLFDLKLLEMGASDEVTAHLLGRLPEAFTYNELKNEIESLRTTPFFPITRQNKIFEVMYWLINSNYEINFQPTHRISERVIFPVSKIESRGIEDARFVQFIDNNGEVTYYATYTAYNELNILPQLITTKEFLKFNIITLNGKAVQNKGMALFPRKIDGRYVMLSRQDGENNHVMFSDNIHFWQESKIIQEPTRPWEFIQIGNCGSPLETEEGRIVLTHGVGPMRQYCIGAILLDLENPAKIIARLEEPLLSPREEEREGYVPNVVYSCGAIIHNNELVIPYAMADVMSGIATVGVRELINSMQPVV; translated from the coding sequence ATGATCCAACAACAACTGTCCCATTTAATCGTCAAACGAAAAAGGAATAAAATCTTAGGGGACTCCTCCCGCGTCATTACCCGGCTTCATTTGCCGGACGGTGAGTATCGCATAGCTAAGATCATTCAACGCATAGTGGATTTGCCCGACACCACAGCCGAAGTCATTCTCGCACAAATATTGATTGATTTTTCCGAACGGCACAAAAACATCAAACGTGTTTTTGCGCATCACAGGAATGAGGTCAATGATTACATTCCCCGGGAAGTCGTGCTCAGCGAGACCAAAATGGCTCTCATAGGGGCCTATTTTACTATGGAGTACTCCATTGAATCGGCGGCCCTTTTTAACCCTTCCATTGTCCCGCATCCCGATCAAACCCATCTTGACCAGGGCAGCTTGCGCTTTATCATGAGCCTGCGGGCCACCGGCGAAGGGCATATTTCCTCGATTGTATTTCGCAGCGGTGTTCTGGACTCGGACAACATGGTTCTCTTCAACCCGACCGGCGATTACGTCGAAACACCGGAGGTCCATTTAGATTCGGTTTACGACCGGCATCTCTTTGATCTGAAGCTTCTCGAAATGGGAGCCAGCGATGAGGTAACCGCTCATCTTCTTGGCCGGTTGCCGGAAGCGTTCACCTATAACGAATTAAAAAATGAAATAGAATCGCTCCGGACGACCCCGTTTTTCCCTATTACGCGCCAAAATAAAATCTTCGAGGTTATGTACTGGCTGATCAATTCCAATTATGAAATAAACTTCCAACCCACTCATCGAATTTCTGAACGGGTTATCTTTCCCGTTTCGAAAATCGAAAGCAGAGGTATTGAAGACGCCCGTTTCGTGCAGTTTATCGATAACAATGGGGAGGTTACCTACTACGCAACCTACACGGCTTATAATGAATTGAACATTCTGCCACAGTTGATTACCACCAAGGAATTTCTTAAATTTAATATAATAACCCTCAACGGCAAAGCAGTACAAAACAAAGGCATGGCTCTTTTCCCACGTAAAATTGACGGCCGCTACGTCATGCTTTCCCGTCAGGACGGTGAAAACAATCACGTCATGTTCTCGGACAATATCCATTTCTGGCAGGAGTCCAAAATCATACAGGAACCAACACGTCCCTGGGAATTTATTCAGATCGGTAACTGCGGCTCACCCTTGGAGACCGAAGAAGGAAGGATAGTACTCACCCACGGTGTCGGGCCCATGCGTCAATATTGCATTGGCGCTATACTGCTTGATCTTGAAAATCCGGCAAAAATCATCGCCCGCCTGGAAGAACCGTTACTGTCACCGCGTGAGGAAGAGCGCGAGGGGTATGTCCCCAATGTCGTTTATAGCTGCGGTGCGATTATCCATAACAACGAGTTGGTCATTCCCTATGCCATGGCTGATGTCATGTCCGGTATAGCAACCGTTGGAGTGAGAGAATTAATCAACTCCATGCAACCGGTGGTTTGA
- a CDS encoding glycoside hydrolase family 130 protein → MNTQASIIKRNKKNPILTKEDVPYPVATVHNAGMVKRNGRYIMLFRSHLHNGRSLIGRADSDDGFSFTVHPEPFLTPAKDTFFAAYEEYGVEDLRINPIEGEYLLTYSAYSRHGVRIGLARTKDFKSIERVTMITQADLRNVVIFPEKFQGRFARLDRPHSEISPWSIWISYSPDLVHWGDSRVIMKPVPYHWDEMKIGPGAPPFKTDHGWLHIYHGVFKTMAGAVYRLGVALHDLHDPGKIIGVSDQWILQPEDPWEVSGYVPNVVFTCGAVPEDDGSIKIYWGGADTVMCAGTAVIDDLVQLCLTNSRAAL, encoded by the coding sequence ATGAATACGCAAGCGTCCATTATAAAACGTAATAAAAAAAACCCCATTCTTACAAAAGAGGATGTCCCGTACCCGGTTGCCACGGTCCACAATGCCGGTATGGTCAAACGGAACGGCCGCTATATTATGCTTTTCAGGTCGCATTTGCACAACGGACGCTCACTCATCGGCCGGGCCGACAGTGACGATGGTTTTTCCTTTACGGTCCACCCTGAACCCTTTCTCACACCGGCCAAGGATACCTTTTTTGCAGCCTATGAGGAGTACGGAGTCGAGGACCTCCGCATAAACCCTATAGAGGGCGAATATCTTCTTACCTACAGTGCCTACTCCCGGCACGGGGTGCGCATTGGTCTTGCCCGGACCAAAGACTTTAAAAGCATTGAGCGTGTCACGATGATCACCCAGGCCGACCTTCGCAATGTGGTTATTTTCCCTGAGAAATTTCAAGGACGATTCGCTCGTCTGGACCGGCCCCATTCCGAAATTTCACCCTGGTCCATCTGGATTTCCTATTCCCCGGACCTGGTGCACTGGGGCGATTCACGAGTGATTATGAAGCCGGTTCCCTATCACTGGGATGAAATGAAAATCGGGCCCGGCGCACCGCCCTTCAAAACCGACCACGGCTGGCTGCATATTTACCATGGAGTCTTTAAGACTATGGCTGGTGCGGTGTATCGCCTTGGCGTGGCTCTGCACGACCTTCATGATCCGGGGAAAATCATCGGTGTTTCCGATCAGTGGATACTGCAGCCCGAGGATCCCTGGGAAGTGAGCGGTTACGTACCCAATGTTGTTTTTACCTGCGGCGCTGTTCCGGAAGACGACGGGTCGATAAAAATTTATTGGGGTGGCGCCGATACCGTCATGTGCGCCGGCACTGCCGTGATTGATGACCTGGTACAGTTATGTCTCACCAATTCCAGGGCGGCGCTGTAA
- a CDS encoding glycosyltransferase family 4 protein, with product MRIAMLSPIAWRTPPRHYGPWESVVSLLTEGLVSRGYDVTLFATGDSKTSGKLHAVCARGYEEDRSILPKVWECLHISELFEHAEDFDIIHNHFDFLPLTYTGLITTPFVATIHGFSSPGILPVYKKYNNKVFYVSISDADRSPDLDYIKTIHHGIDVKQFDFQPEPDDYLLFFGRIHHDKGAREALEIARAGNKKLIMAGIIQDEAYYHQYIEPYLDERCAVYVGSVGPIQRNLLLKNALALLHPINFNEPFGLSVVESLACGTPIIAFNRGSMPELIEDGKNGFLVTTVDEAIDAVAHIKDIDRTCCRRRVEQHFTVDRMVEEYIQVYETILEETKREEHRN from the coding sequence ATGCGGATTGCGATGCTCTCACCGATTGCCTGGCGCACGCCGCCGAGACATTACGGCCCTTGGGAAAGTGTGGTCTCCCTTTTAACCGAGGGGTTGGTCTCGCGCGGCTATGATGTTACCCTCTTTGCCACCGGTGATTCGAAAACAAGCGGCAAGCTGCATGCCGTTTGCGCCCGGGGCTATGAAGAAGACCGCTCCATCCTGCCAAAAGTATGGGAGTGCCTGCATATTTCGGAACTCTTTGAGCATGCGGAAGATTTTGATATTATTCATAATCATTTTGACTTTTTGCCCTTGACCTATACCGGCCTTATCACCACCCCCTTCGTTGCCACCATTCATGGCTTTTCATCACCCGGAATTTTGCCTGTTTATAAAAAATATAACAACAAAGTATTTTATGTTTCCATCAGCGATGCCGACCGGTCTCCGGATCTTGACTATATCAAAACCATCCATCACGGCATAGACGTGAAGCAGTTTGATTTTCAGCCTGAGCCAGACGATTATCTTCTCTTTTTCGGCCGCATTCACCATGATAAGGGAGCCCGAGAGGCCCTTGAAATTGCCAGGGCCGGCAATAAAAAGCTGATCATGGCTGGAATCATTCAGGATGAAGCTTACTATCACCAATACATCGAACCGTACCTGGACGAACGGTGTGCGGTCTATGTCGGCAGCGTCGGGCCGATTCAGCGAAACCTGCTGCTCAAGAATGCCTTGGCGCTTCTCCACCCCATAAATTTCAATGAGCCTTTCGGACTGTCCGTTGTAGAATCCCTGGCCTGCGGCACGCCCATAATCGCCTTTAACCGAGGGAGCATGCCTGAACTGATCGAAGACGGCAAAAACGGCTTTCTCGTTACAACTGTGGATGAGGCCATAGACGCTGTGGCCCATATAAAAGATATTGATCGAACCTGCTGTCGCCGCCGGGTTGAACAGCACTTCACCGTCGATCGTATGGTTGAAGAATATATTCAGGTCTATGAAACTATTCTTGAAGAGACGAAAAGAGAGGAACACCGAAATTAA
- a CDS encoding glycosyltransferase family 4 protein — protein sequence MEKGSTHSTINRIGFIGNYLPRQCGIATFTTDLCEAIAAKYEGTTCIALPVNDLDAGYPYPARVRFELIEKDIDSYRRAADFLNINSVDLVCLQHEYGIFGGRAGSHILALLRELRMPIVTTLHTILHDPDIDQQRVLEEVAALSDRLVVMSERGREFLQKIYGVRPEKIDFIPHGIPDVPFVDPSFHKDLFGVEGKTVLLSFGLLSANKGIENVIAALPAILARHPNVVYIILGATHPHVKRQEGESYRLSLQWLAQEKGVEGQVIFYNRFVSLEELVEFIGAADIYITPYLNEVQITSGTLAYTLGAGKAVVSTPYWYAEEMLAEERGVLVPFRDPVALAEQVIDLLDNDSKRHAMRKRAYLFGRAMLWPIVARSYMESFKRARTERRYFTPSGFAVKPLDKRPGELPPLKLDHLHLMTDDTGMLQHARFTIPNYREGYSIDDNARALIVSTLLEELGRGEAFKLASRYLAFIGYAFNTETGRFRNFMDYQRNWLEESGSDDSHGRTLWALGTVLGRSNTPVLQSMAGWVFEQALPAILNTTSPRAWAFALIGIHEYLRRFEGDRRANQVRDELAGRLLTLYKNSCSDEWCWYEAGLTYCNAALPQALLMCGQWIPDKTMTEAGLESLHWLADLQRTDAAGGHFVPIGSNGFYPRGGERVRFDQQPVEAQTMASACLEAYRSTGDERWRKEARRAFEWFLGRNDLNLPVYDPTTGGCRDGLHPDRLNENQGAESTLAFLQTLLELRLAENTLQPTG from the coding sequence ATGGAAAAAGGATCGACCCACTCAACCATCAACCGCATTGGGTTCATCGGCAACTACCTGCCGCGCCAGTGCGGCATCGCTACATTTACCACCGACTTATGTGAGGCCATCGCCGCCAAATACGAGGGCACGACCTGTATTGCTCTGCCCGTCAACGATCTCGATGCCGGCTATCCCTACCCGGCCCGGGTTCGCTTTGAACTGATTGAGAAGGATATTGACTCCTATCGCCGCGCCGCCGACTTCCTGAATATTAACAGCGTAGACCTGGTCTGCCTGCAACACGAATACGGGATTTTCGGCGGGCGGGCCGGCAGTCACATCCTGGCCCTCCTTCGTGAATTGCGCATGCCCATCGTCACGACCTTGCACACCATTTTGCATGATCCCGATATTGACCAACAACGGGTGTTGGAAGAAGTCGCGGCCTTGTCCGATCGGTTGGTGGTCATGAGTGAACGGGGCAGGGAATTCCTGCAAAAAATCTACGGGGTCCGGCCGGAGAAGATTGATTTCATCCCCCACGGCATCCCCGATGTGCCCTTTGTGGACCCCAGTTTCCACAAGGACCTCTTTGGTGTTGAGGGCAAAACGGTCTTACTCAGTTTTGGGTTGCTTTCGGCAAATAAAGGGATCGAAAATGTTATCGCCGCTCTGCCTGCCATTTTGGCCCGCCATCCGAACGTGGTCTACATCATCCTCGGCGCCACCCATCCCCATGTCAAACGGCAGGAAGGCGAATCCTATCGGCTGTCTCTGCAATGGCTGGCCCAGGAAAAGGGGGTGGAAGGTCAGGTGATCTTCTACAACCGCTTTGTCAGCCTGGAAGAACTCGTCGAATTCATCGGCGCGGCGGACATTTACATCACCCCTTATCTCAACGAGGTCCAGATTACCTCGGGTACTCTGGCCTACACCCTGGGGGCGGGCAAGGCCGTGGTTTCGACACCCTACTGGTATGCGGAAGAAATGCTGGCCGAAGAACGGGGGGTCTTAGTGCCCTTCCGTGACCCAGTGGCCCTGGCGGAGCAGGTGATCGACCTGTTGGACAACGATTCGAAACGCCACGCCATGCGCAAGCGTGCTTATCTGTTCGGGCGGGCGATGCTTTGGCCTATTGTGGCCCGAAGCTACATGGAGAGTTTTAAACGCGCTCGGACCGAACGCCGTTATTTCACCCCATCGGGCTTCGCGGTCAAACCGCTCGATAAACGTCCCGGGGAATTGCCCCCGCTCAAACTCGATCATTTACACCTCATGACGGATGACACCGGCATGTTGCAACACGCCAGGTTCACCATACCCAACTATCGGGAGGGTTACAGCATCGATGACAACGCCCGTGCCCTGATCGTCAGCACTCTTTTAGAGGAACTGGGCAGAGGCGAGGCCTTCAAACTGGCTTCCCGCTATCTCGCTTTCATCGGGTATGCCTTCAATACGGAGACCGGGCGATTTCGCAATTTTATGGATTATCAGCGTAATTGGCTGGAAGAGAGCGGCTCCGACGACAGCCATGGCCGCACCTTGTGGGCCTTGGGCACCGTCTTGGGCCGATCTAACACGCCGGTCCTCCAGAGTATGGCCGGCTGGGTGTTCGAACAGGCCTTGCCGGCCATTCTTAATACCACCAGCCCCCGGGCCTGGGCCTTCGCCCTCATCGGTATCCATGAGTATCTCAGGCGATTTGAAGGTGACCGCAGGGCCAACCAGGTTCGGGATGAATTGGCCGGACGATTGCTCACCTTATATAAAAATAGCTGTTCGGATGAATGGTGCTGGTATGAGGCCGGGTTGACCTATTGCAACGCCGCGCTGCCGCAGGCCCTGCTTATGTGCGGCCAATGGATCCCGGATAAGACCATGACCGAGGCCGGACTGGAGTCGCTCCATTGGCTGGCTGACTTGCAGCGGACTGACGCGGCCGGGGGTCATTTTGTCCCCATCGGCTCCAATGGCTTTTACCCGCGCGGCGGTGAACGGGTTCGGTTCGATCAACAGCCGGTCGAAGCGCAAACCATGGCCTCCGCCTGCCTCGAAGCCTACCGGAGTACCGGAGACGAACGCTGGCGCAAGGAAGCCCGCCGCGCCTTCGAGTGGTTCCTCGGACGCAACGACCTGAACCTTCCTGTTTACGACCCGACGACGGGAGGTTGCCGGGACGGCCTCCATCCCGACCGCCTAAATGAAAATCAAGGCGCAGAGTCGACGCTCGCCTTTCTTCAAACCTTATTGGAACTGCGCCTGGCTGAAAACACCCTTCAGCCGACCGGTTAA
- a CDS encoding DUF1003 domain-containing protein, with protein MNQKINEISEKLFRAKFEQFGEREKKIARHLAEKKPISRNVAKTFSEQLTLGQRIADRVTIFGGSWTFISLFGAVLFLWVLLNFLLLSKLGSTFDPYPYILLNLVLSMLAAVQAPIILMSQNRAAEKDRLSAEHDYEVNLKAELEIMALHEKVDLLREKQWNELISIQQEQLNLLSQLVKGLNKK; from the coding sequence ATGAATCAAAAAATAAACGAAATATCGGAAAAGCTCTTTCGTGCAAAATTTGAGCAATTTGGGGAACGAGAAAAGAAAATTGCTCGCCATCTTGCTGAGAAAAAACCTATTTCGCGAAATGTGGCCAAAACTTTTTCCGAGCAACTGACTCTTGGCCAACGAATCGCTGATCGGGTAACGATTTTTGGAGGCTCCTGGACTTTCATTTCCCTCTTTGGGGCCGTACTATTCCTTTGGGTCCTGCTGAACTTTTTACTTCTCAGCAAATTGGGCAGTACCTTCGACCCCTATCCGTATATTCTATTAAACCTGGTCTTGTCCATGCTGGCCGCTGTTCAGGCCCCGATCATTTTGATGTCTCAAAACAGGGCCGCCGAAAAAGATCGCCTGAGTGCGGAACATGATTACGAAGTCAACCTAAAGGCGGAGCTTGAAATAATGGCCCTCCATGAGAAAGTAGACTTGCTGAGAGAAAAACAATGGAATGAACTTATTTCAATTCAACAGGAACAGCTAAACCTCCTGAGCCAGTTGGTTAAAGGTCTAAATAAAAAGTAA
- a CDS encoding DUF883 domain-containing protein gives MGMTIPVTVPVVEREQVTKKKLMEDLKTVVVDAEELLRKAASDQTREWIATAQAKAKKSLKAVNDWLAEEEGAMKTKARATAKATEDTIRANTWMVLGMAAMAGLMVGILAVRRGLAAIEKGKG, from the coding sequence ATGGGTATGACAATACCGGTAACCGTGCCAGTGGTTGAGAGGGAGCAAGTCACCAAGAAAAAACTAATGGAAGACCTTAAAACCGTTGTAGTCGATGCGGAAGAACTGTTAAGAAAGGCAGCTTCCGACCAGACCAGGGAATGGATTGCAACAGCGCAGGCCAAGGCGAAAAAATCGTTAAAAGCCGTCAATGACTGGCTCGCAGAGGAAGAAGGTGCGATGAAAACCAAAGCCAGGGCGACGGCCAAGGCCACTGAGGACACCATACGGGCCAATACCTGGATGGTTCTGGGAATGGCTGCTATGGCCGGCTTAATGGTCGGTATTTTGGCTGTACGACGTGGGCTGGCTGCCATAGAAAAAGGGAAAGGCTGA